The following coding sequences are from one Vibrio syngnathi window:
- the nrfC gene encoding cytochrome c nitrite reductase Fe-S protein: MSCSRRNFLAGAGAVIFTTGVAGTAAVTSRKTLANVQEDGTKRYGMIHDETACIGCTACTEACREVNKVPEGVSRLEIIKSEPQGEYPNVDYRFTRNSCQHCDNAPCVMVCPTGAAYKDEKTGIVDVHKEKCVGCGYCLLACPYQVRFFHPENKSADKCNFCHDTNLAQGKLPACVESCPTKALTFGDLNDPKSEINQVLQSEVVYRDKAYLGTQPKLYKVPHQKGEI; encoded by the coding sequence ATGAGCTGCTCAAGAAGAAACTTTTTAGCAGGCGCTGGTGCCGTTATTTTTACCACAGGTGTCGCGGGAACTGCTGCGGTGACAAGTCGTAAAACGCTAGCTAATGTTCAAGAAGATGGCACTAAACGTTATGGAATGATTCATGACGAAACCGCGTGTATTGGTTGTACCGCCTGTACCGAAGCATGTCGTGAAGTAAACAAAGTACCTGAAGGTGTATCGCGCTTAGAAATTATTAAGAGCGAACCCCAAGGCGAATATCCAAATGTTGATTACCGTTTTACTCGTAACTCTTGCCAACATTGTGATAATGCGCCGTGTGTCATGGTTTGCCCAACAGGAGCGGCCTACAAAGATGAAAAAACGGGCATTGTTGATGTCCACAAAGAGAAGTGTGTCGGTTGTGGTTACTGTTTGTTAGCGTGTCCATATCAAGTGCGCTTTTTCCATCCAGAGAACAAGTCAGCCGATAAATGTAACTTCTGTCATGATACCAATCTAGCACAAGGGAAGTTGCCTGCTTGTGTCGAATCTTGCCCAACCAAAGCGCTGACATTCGGCGATTTGAATGACCCTAAGAGTGAGATAAACCAAGTACTTCAATCCGAGGTGGTTTACAGAGATAAAGCCTATCTAGGCACTCAACCAAAACTCTATAAAGTGCCACACCAAAAAGGGGAGATTTGA
- the nrfB gene encoding cytochrome c nitrite reductase pentaheme subunit, protein MGNIKLAIVIMLKSLLAFCLYGYSIHAVAEPAVTPVGESTRHEVELIRDKDYKCVQCHKDSKETVLGSHGESAHALLGREVNCTDCHSSISPDHREGAPEVVKYRSAQSQPGTEKVFLDPNLILDANSQCIDCHKPDDLREASWTHDVHAQNLTCSNCHDVHATEAKVLGLDKKQTIKLCVDCHSDFNQKKEGE, encoded by the coding sequence ATGGGCAATATTAAATTGGCCATAGTCATAATGCTTAAATCCCTTCTAGCATTCTGCCTCTATGGTTATTCCATTCATGCTGTTGCTGAGCCTGCTGTTACGCCAGTAGGAGAATCAACAAGACATGAAGTCGAATTAATCCGCGACAAAGACTACAAGTGTGTTCAATGCCATAAAGATTCAAAAGAAACGGTATTGGGTTCACATGGTGAAAGTGCACACGCTTTACTTGGCCGTGAAGTAAATTGTACCGATTGTCATAGTTCAATTAGCCCCGATCACCGTGAAGGTGCACCTGAAGTGGTGAAGTATCGTTCGGCTCAATCACAACCAGGAACCGAAAAGGTTTTCCTCGATCCTAATTTAATTTTGGATGCTAATAGCCAATGTATCGATTGTCACAAACCTGATGATCTGCGTGAAGCTAGCTGGACCCACGATGTTCACGCGCAAAACTTAACGTGTTCAAACTGCCATGATGTTCATGCGACTGAAGCAAAGGTGTTGGGCTTAGATAAAAAGCAAACCATTAAGCTGTGCGTGGATTGCCATTCAGACTTCAACCAGAAGAAAGAAGGGGAGTAA
- the nrfA gene encoding ammonia-forming nitrite reductase cytochrome c552 subunit produces the protein MKKHWIRNSVTALLMVSASLASATSFAASEQKEIGDPRNDQFEQNHPDQYHSWRQTSESEVIEDALKEDPNMAIMWAGYGFAKDYNKARGHFYAIDDVRQTLRTGGPTDESSGPMPMACWSCKSPDVARVIEERGEDGYFEGKWARLGNEIINPIGCSDCHDTQSEGFKNGEPALKVTRPYVERAFETIGKKFDEQSRLDQQASVCAQCHVEYYFTGPTKGVKFPWDQGTTVGDMERYYDAINFKDWTHKVSKAPMLKAQHPGFETWREGIHGKNKVVCADCHMPKVTKEDGTVYTDHKVGNPFDRFEDTCANCHTQSKETMRNIVSSRKAQVLNMKLTAEKQIVAAHFEAGAAWEAGATEQEMEPILLDIRHAQWRWDYAIASHGIHMHAPEIALEVLGTAVDRAADARTKIVRLLAKKGITDPIEIPDISTKEAAQKALGMDMDKMNAEKQHFLDTVVPKWEEQAEKREANYEY, from the coding sequence GTGAAAAAGCATTGGATACGTAATTCGGTCACAGCACTATTAATGGTTAGCGCATCACTAGCAAGCGCGACCAGTTTTGCTGCGTCTGAACAAAAAGAAATTGGCGACCCTCGTAACGACCAGTTCGAGCAAAACCACCCAGATCAATATCATTCATGGAGACAGACTTCAGAAAGCGAAGTTATTGAAGACGCACTAAAAGAAGATCCAAACATGGCCATCATGTGGGCTGGCTACGGCTTCGCAAAAGATTACAACAAAGCACGCGGCCACTTTTATGCCATTGACGATGTAAGACAAACACTTCGTACTGGCGGCCCAACGGACGAAAGCTCTGGCCCAATGCCAATGGCGTGTTGGAGTTGTAAGAGCCCAGATGTCGCTCGTGTTATTGAAGAACGTGGCGAAGATGGTTATTTCGAAGGTAAATGGGCGCGTCTTGGCAACGAGATCATTAACCCTATTGGCTGTTCAGACTGTCACGATACCCAAAGCGAAGGCTTTAAGAATGGTGAGCCAGCACTGAAGGTGACTCGTCCTTACGTTGAACGAGCATTTGAAACGATTGGTAAAAAGTTTGATGAACAAAGCCGCTTAGACCAACAAGCTTCTGTTTGTGCTCAGTGCCACGTGGAATACTACTTCACAGGGCCAACCAAAGGTGTGAAATTCCCTTGGGACCAAGGTACAACCGTTGGCGACATGGAACGTTACTATGATGCAATCAACTTTAAAGATTGGACGCATAAAGTATCGAAAGCACCCATGCTGAAAGCGCAGCACCCAGGTTTCGAAACATGGCGCGAAGGCATCCACGGCAAGAACAAAGTCGTTTGTGCTGACTGTCATATGCCGAAAGTGACCAAAGAAGATGGCACCGTTTATACCGACCATAAAGTGGGTAATCCATTCGACCGCTTCGAAGATACGTGTGCAAACTGTCACACTCAATCGAAAGAAACCATGCGTAACATCGTTTCAAGCCGTAAAGCGCAAGTACTGAACATGAAGCTGACAGCCGAGAAACAAATCGTTGCTGCTCACTTTGAAGCAGGCGCGGCATGGGAAGCGGGTGCGACAGAGCAAGAGATGGAACCTATCCTACTGGATATCCGTCACGCTCAATGGCGCTGGGACTACGCTATTGCGTCTCACGGCATTCATATGCATGCACCTGAAATCGCTCTAGAAGTGCTAGGCACTGCCGTAGACCGCGCTGCGGATGCTCGAACTAAGATTGTTCGTCTACTGGCGAAGAAAGGCATCACCGATCCAATCGAGATTCCAGATATCTCGACCAAAGAAGCGGCTCAAAAAGCGCTTGGAATGGACATGGATAAGATGAATGCTGAGAAACAACACTTCTTAGACACGGTTGTTCCTAAATGGGAAGAGCAAGCTGAAAAGCGTGAAGCCAACTACGAATACTAG
- a CDS encoding rhodanese-like domain-containing protein, with the protein MKTLLSLSALCIALLSSGVDASERAETGWELIEKGALVIDVRTPAEFAQGHLNNAINYPLSEVATHFANIEKDQPIVLYCRSGNRSGQAYQFLRAQGFTQIHNAGGLTEMLDSQ; encoded by the coding sequence ATGAAGACCTTACTTTCGCTTTCAGCATTATGCATAGCACTACTCAGTTCAGGCGTTGACGCATCAGAGCGCGCAGAGACAGGCTGGGAGTTAATAGAGAAAGGTGCATTAGTCATTGATGTCAGAACACCGGCAGAGTTCGCACAAGGGCATTTAAACAACGCCATCAACTACCCTCTTTCTGAAGTGGCAACTCACTTTGCTAACATCGAGAAAGACCAACCCATCGTTTTGTATTGCCGCAGTGGCAATCGCTCAGGGCAAGCTTATCAGTTCTTGCGTGCTCAAGGGTTTACTCAAATCCATAACGCAGGTGGGTTAACTGAGATGCTAGACAGCCAATAG
- a CDS encoding TPR domain-containing protein encodes MDMWLLVALILMSLFLVVVVIAASKNSSNLKGNILVSLITVLLSVTVWSQLKQELPQLPLDDNNSYTATDFEDELQQSLKQDPNQSDLWFKLGGVYMQKGEFDAAFTCYDYAIRLDPQAPSGLYAAKATALYYLSSQAMSDDVNALLDHSMQLDPNDRTALMLIATDHFISMRYQQAIDAWSQILDSNQKGIDRVSIIHSINQAKEMIR; translated from the coding sequence ATGGACATGTGGTTACTTGTAGCGTTGATATTGATGAGCTTATTTCTAGTTGTGGTTGTTATTGCCGCGAGTAAAAATAGCAGTAACCTCAAAGGTAATATTCTCGTATCACTTATTACAGTGCTTCTCAGTGTTACGGTTTGGTCTCAACTAAAGCAAGAATTACCTCAACTGCCTTTAGACGATAACAATAGTTACACGGCAACAGATTTCGAAGACGAGCTGCAACAAAGCCTTAAGCAAGACCCGAATCAATCCGACTTGTGGTTTAAGCTTGGTGGTGTGTACATGCAAAAAGGGGAGTTTGATGCGGCATTCACTTGCTACGATTATGCGATTCGTTTAGACCCTCAAGCGCCTTCTGGCCTCTATGCAGCCAAAGCAACGGCACTTTATTATCTTAGCTCTCAAGCTATGAGCGATGACGTGAATGCGCTATTGGATCACTCCATGCAACTTGATCCCAATGATCGTACGGCATTGATGCTGATTGCGACCGATCACTTCATTAGTATGCGCTATCAACAAGCGATTGATGCGTGGAGTCAAATCCTCGATTCCAATCAAAAGGGCATTGATCGTGTTTCAATTATTCATTCGATCAACCAAGCCAAAGAGATGATCCGCTAG